One window from the genome of Elaeis guineensis isolate ETL-2024a chromosome 5, EG11, whole genome shotgun sequence encodes:
- the LOC105044775 gene encoding protein LURP-one-related 10, which translates to MSLRTGTSCAELAQTGTIVGPQFCAPHPIDLAFTTRAPWLKDNHVTVTDIHGKFILWSADGPTQGLGRKRMLHDADDNPLISMREKTLTAHERWGAFIGDSSEDRDLLFSVKKSSMFQTKSKFDVFLAGNKEEKVCDFKITGSYRKRRCTVYKGDSQMVLAQMSKKHEAINLPQGEGIFGVHINPNTDYCFIAALFAFLHAIHDDSDDEDFNIKDAIEIVAGTISQLAQLGN; encoded by the exons ATGAGCCTCAGAACTGGTACATCATGCGCTGAATTAGCCCAGACGGGCACCATTGTCGGCCCTCAGTTCTGTGCTCCTCACCCCATAGATCTTGCcttcactacaagggctccttggcTGAAGGATAACCACGTCACCGTTACCGATATACACGGAAAGTTTATCTTATGGAGTGCGGATGGCCCTACACAGGGTCTTGGAAGAAAGCGGATGTTGCATGACGCCGACGACAACCCTCTCATTTCTATGCGAGAGAAG ACACTGACTGCTCACGAGCGCTGGGGAGCGTTTATTGGCGATAGTTCAGAGGACAGGGATTTATTGTTCAGTGTTAAGAAGAGTTCAATGTTCCAAACCAAGTCTAAGTTTGATGTGTTCCTGGCAGGCAATAAAGAAGAAAAAGTATGTGATTTTAAGATCACGGGGAGCTACCGCAAGAGGAGGTGCACTGTATACAAGGGAGATTCTCAAATGGTTTTAGCCCAG ATGAGCAAGAAACACGAGGCTATAAATTTGCCACAGGGAGAGGGCATTTTTGGAGTGCACATCAATCCAAACACCGATTATTGTTTCATTGCTGCACTATTTGCATTTCTTCATGCGATACATGATGACAGTGACGATGAAGATTTTAACATTAAAGATGCTATTGAAATTGTAGCTGGCACGATCAGTCAGCTGGCACAATTAGGCAACTAA